A genomic region of Anopheles aquasalis chromosome Y, idAnoAquaMG_Q_19, whole genome shotgun sequence contains the following coding sequences:
- the LOC126580004 gene encoding facilitated trehalose transporter Tret1 isoform X2, producing MSKFVVNNVAGESGRKLPQFIAGLAASGGALAAGTFLGWTNPTETPLTKENEYGFEVTTEAFSWIGSISNLGAALMCFPIGYMMKIIGRKWSMLAMVLPLVLGWLLIIFAENVAMLLVGRLFLGIGGGAFCVAAPTYTAEIAQPSIRGTLGTFFQLMITVGILFVYAVGSGVDVQVLSIICGVIPLAFGAIFFFMPESPYYFVEKGRFSEASKSLKWLRGSNYDENAELEDMKQEDVKMKAEAIRMVDAFRQKATIRALIISLGLMFFQQLSGINAVIFYNSGIFKSANGGEEMSSAPIIVGGIQVVATLAASIVVDKVGRRILLMVSDFMMAVSTILLAVYFQLKQDDPSKVSDLNWLAVLAVCLFIAMFSIGYGPVPWLMIGELFANNVKAFASPIAGVFNWLLAFLVTKVFTNLTDAMGEAGVFWLFSGISLVGTVFVYVVVPETKGKSLVEIQRLLGGEKLDGTDHQNDESNATDTNAANPVM from the exons ATGTCAAAGTTCGTGGTGAACAATGTGGCCGGAGAGTCTGGCCGTAAGTTGCCGCAGTTCATAGCCGGATTGGCCGCCTCCGGTGGAGCGCTCGCGGCTGGTACCTTTCTAGGCTGGACTAATCCGACCGAAACGCCGCTAACGAAAGAGAATGAGTACGGATTCGAAGTGACCACGGAGGCGTTTTCATGGATCGGTTCGATATCCAACCTGGGCGCCGCCCTCATGTGTTTCCCAATCGGCTATATGATGAAGATAATTGGCCGTAAATGGTCCATGCTGGCGATGGTATTGCCGCTGGTTCTTGGGTGGTTACTGATCATATTTGCTGAGAAtgttgcgatgctgctggttggccgtCTGTTTCTCGGCATTGGTGGCGGTGCTTTCTGTGTAGCTGCACCGACGTATACGGCCGAGATCGCGCAACCATCCATCCGAGGTACGCTGGGTACCTTCTTTCAACTGATGATAACCGTGGGCATCCTGTTCGTGTATGCTGTTGGATCGGGCGTCGATGTGCAGGTTCTTAGCATCATCTGCGGCGTTATACCATTAGCATTTGGGgcaattttcttcttcatgCCTGAGAGTCCTTATTACTTT GTCGAAAAGGGAAGATTTAGTGAGGCCTCCAAATCGCTCAAGTGGCTCCGCGGATCGAACTACGACGAGAATGCCGAGCTAGAGGACATGAAGCAGGAAGACGTCAAGATGAAGGCAGAAGCAATTCGAATGGTGGATGCCTTCCGCCAGAAAGCGACGATACGGGCGTTGATCATTTCGCTAGGGCTTATGTTTTTCCAGCAGCTGTCGGGTATCAATGCTGTGATTTTCTATAACTCGGGCATCTTTAAGAGTGCTAACGGTGGTGAGGAAATGAGTTCCGCTCCTATCATTGTCGGCGGTATTCAGGTAGTGGCAACGCTCGCCGCCTCTATTGTGGTGGATAAGGTAGGACGTAGAATCCTGCTGATGGTATCGGATTTCATGATGGCTGTGTCGACCATATTGCTAGCCGTGTACTTCCAGCTCAAACAAGACGACCCGTCCAAAGTGAGCGATCTCAACTGGCTGGCAGTGCTAGCCGTCTGTCTGTTCATCGCTATGTTCTCCATCGGTTACGGTCCCGTGCCATGGCTGATGATTGGAGAGCTGTTCGCGAACAATGTCAAGGCGTTCGCAAGTCCCATTGCTGGGGTGTTTAACTGGTTGCTTGCGTTCCTTGTGACGAAAGTGTTCACGAACCTTACCGATGCTATGGGTGAGGCCGGAGTGTTCTGGTTGTTCTCAGGGATCTCGCTTGTAGGCACCGTATTCGTTTATGTGGTGGTGccagaaacgaaaggaaagtcTTTGGTTGAAATCCAACGATTATTAGGGGGAGAAAAGCTCGACGGTACCGACCATCAAAACGATGAAAGTAATGCCACCGATACCAATGCGGCTAATCCTGTAATGTAA
- the LOC126580004 gene encoding facilitated trehalose transporter Tret1-2 homolog isoform X1, with translation MDEIDENTPLIGAAPPARDSMSKFVVNNVAGESGRKLPQFIAGLAASGGALAAGTFLGWTNPTETPLTKENEYGFEVTTEAFSWIGSISNLGAALMCFPIGYMMKIIGRKWSMLAMVLPLVLGWLLIIFAENVAMLLVGRLFLGIGGGAFCVAAPTYTAEIAQPSIRGTLGTFFQLMITVGILFVYAVGSGVDVQVLSIICGVIPLAFGAIFFFMPESPYYFVEKGRFSEASKSLKWLRGSNYDENAELEDMKQEDVKMKAEAIRMVDAFRQKATIRALIISLGLMFFQQLSGINAVIFYNSGIFKSANGGEEMSSAPIIVGGIQVVATLAASIVVDKVGRRILLMVSDFMMAVSTILLAVYFQLKQDDPSKVSDLNWLAVLAVCLFIAMFSIGYGPVPWLMIGELFANNVKAFASPIAGVFNWLLAFLVTKVFTNLTDAMGEAGVFWLFSGISLVGTVFVYVVVPETKGKSLVEIQRLLGGEKLDGTDHQNDESNATDTNAANPVM, from the exons ATGgatgaaattgatgaaaacaCCCCATTGATTGGGGCGGCCCCGCCA GCCCGCGACTCGATGTCAAAGTTCGTGGTGAACAATGTGGCCGGAGAGTCTGGCCGTAAGTTGCCGCAGTTCATAGCCGGATTGGCCGCCTCCGGTGGAGCGCTCGCGGCTGGTACCTTTCTAGGCTGGACTAATCCGACCGAAACGCCGCTAACGAAAGAGAATGAGTACGGATTCGAAGTGACCACGGAGGCGTTTTCATGGATCGGTTCGATATCCAACCTGGGCGCCGCCCTCATGTGTTTCCCAATCGGCTATATGATGAAGATAATTGGCCGTAAATGGTCCATGCTGGCGATGGTATTGCCGCTGGTTCTTGGGTGGTTACTGATCATATTTGCTGAGAAtgttgcgatgctgctggttggccgtCTGTTTCTCGGCATTGGTGGCGGTGCTTTCTGTGTAGCTGCACCGACGTATACGGCCGAGATCGCGCAACCATCCATCCGAGGTACGCTGGGTACCTTCTTTCAACTGATGATAACCGTGGGCATCCTGTTCGTGTATGCTGTTGGATCGGGCGTCGATGTGCAGGTTCTTAGCATCATCTGCGGCGTTATACCATTAGCATTTGGGgcaattttcttcttcatgCCTGAGAGTCCTTATTACTTT GTCGAAAAGGGAAGATTTAGTGAGGCCTCCAAATCGCTCAAGTGGCTCCGCGGATCGAACTACGACGAGAATGCCGAGCTAGAGGACATGAAGCAGGAAGACGTCAAGATGAAGGCAGAAGCAATTCGAATGGTGGATGCCTTCCGCCAGAAAGCGACGATACGGGCGTTGATCATTTCGCTAGGGCTTATGTTTTTCCAGCAGCTGTCGGGTATCAATGCTGTGATTTTCTATAACTCGGGCATCTTTAAGAGTGCTAACGGTGGTGAGGAAATGAGTTCCGCTCCTATCATTGTCGGCGGTATTCAGGTAGTGGCAACGCTCGCCGCCTCTATTGTGGTGGATAAGGTAGGACGTAGAATCCTGCTGATGGTATCGGATTTCATGATGGCTGTGTCGACCATATTGCTAGCCGTGTACTTCCAGCTCAAACAAGACGACCCGTCCAAAGTGAGCGATCTCAACTGGCTGGCAGTGCTAGCCGTCTGTCTGTTCATCGCTATGTTCTCCATCGGTTACGGTCCCGTGCCATGGCTGATGATTGGAGAGCTGTTCGCGAACAATGTCAAGGCGTTCGCAAGTCCCATTGCTGGGGTGTTTAACTGGTTGCTTGCGTTCCTTGTGACGAAAGTGTTCACGAACCTTACCGATGCTATGGGTGAGGCCGGAGTGTTCTGGTTGTTCTCAGGGATCTCGCTTGTAGGCACCGTATTCGTTTATGTGGTGGTGccagaaacgaaaggaaagtcTTTGGTTGAAATCCAACGATTATTAGGGGGAGAAAAGCTCGACGGTACCGACCATCAAAACGATGAAAGTAATGCCACCGATACCAATGCGGCTAATCCTGTAATGTAA
- the LOC126580008 gene encoding double-stranded RNA-specific editase 1-like, whose amino-acid sequence MFTNLQAIIKRETTSPIEMDLMPPLMQPNSFNEGDRQHTEDSSEQKMNNTTPVSLNNQQSSGAPLQQTSNQKIDTVDTISAGDSNSSLDCHGEGIGNKFKKVVFCKKPTAEERKKTEKERKARQMRRLRKWLTPKNAVVALHELHGPGMSEFTIKTTGQETKAEIIINNIKYEATAPNKTLAKAKVSEQALRDMAIAEMAKAQHTETSTGETAMDCESIEYLADNVPMMHLASFALYKLFSEWQNEGFDVPAIKTPKPKASTSTEIVPNSLAPKIPKTIADLPPDAAQRHPTALLAYMRPQIPYEDRGFLGNDTESKIFVASITVDGTVFEGQGRSKKLARKAAASRACSELFGVVFDAGVLD is encoded by the exons ATGTTCACTAACTTACAAGCGATAATAAAGCGTGAGACTACAAGTCCAATCGAGATGGATTTAATGCCCCCTCTAATGCAG CCCAATTCATTTAATGAGGGTGATCGTCAGCACACTGAAGATTCAAGCGAACAAAAGATGAACAATACAACACCGGTCAGTCTCAACAATCAGCAGTCAAGCGGTGCACCTCTCCAACAGACCAGCAATCAAAAGATAGATACAGTCGATACGATTAGCGCCGGCGACAGCAATTCATCGCTGGATTGCCATGGTGAAGGTATCGGAAACAAGTTTAAGAAAGTCGTATTCTGCAAAAAACCCACAGCAGAAGAGCGTAAAAAAACAG aaaaagaACGCAAAGCTCGACAAATGCGACGCCTGCGAAAATGGCTCACTCCAAAAAATGCAGTTGTAGCATTACACGAACTACATGGCCCAGGAATGTCGGAGTTCACCATTAAAACCACTGGTCAAGAAACAAAGGCAGAAATAATTATCAACAACATTAAGTATGAGGCCACGGCACCGAACAAAACACTCGCAAAAGCTAAAGTGTCTGAGCAAGCACTACGAGACATGGCGATAGCCGAAATGGCAAAGGCCCAACACACGGAAACTAGCACTGGTGAGACAGCTATGGACTGCGAATCGATTGAATATCTGGCGGACAATGTGCCTATGATGCACCTTGCTTCCTTTGCCCTCTACAAATTGTTTTCCGAATGGCAAAATGAAGGATTCGATGTCCCTGCTATCAAAACACCAAAGCCGAAAGCTTCCACATCGACTGAGATTGTGCCAAACTCGCTGGCCCCCAAAATACCTAAAACTATTGCGGATCTGCCTCCCGACGCTGCTCAACGCCATCCAACAGCCTTGCTTGCCTAT ATGCGACCGCAAATCCCGTACGAAGATCGAGGATTTCTTGGAAACGATACAGAGAGTAAAATCTTTGTTGCAAGTATAACAGTGGATGGCACCGTCTTCGAAGGTCAGGGTAGGTCTAAAAAATTAGCCAGGAAAGCGGCTGCGTCTCGCGCTTGTAGCGAACTGTTCGGAGTTGTATTTGACGCAGGTGTTCTAGATTAA